One Mycoavidus sp. B2-EB genomic region harbors:
- the trpA gene encoding tryptophan synthase subunit alpha — protein MSRIQNTFAALFAQGRKGLIPFMTAGDPELSKTVTYMHALVAGGADIIELGVPFSDPMADGPVIQRSSERALARGVTLTQVLADVHAFRQHDTVTPVVLMGYANPIERMGAGFPAQAQAAGVDGVLVVDYPPEEAENFAQQMRAHSIDPIFLLAPTSTAERIAAVAQLASGYVYYVSLTGVTGTGQPALARVASQIKAIKARIALPVGGGFGIRDAATACAVASHADAIVMGSRIVELLAEAPPADAVQLLTDFIAQIRHALDTDVKLERS, from the coding sequence ATGTCGCGAATTCAAAATACTTTCGCCGCTTTATTTGCGCAAGGTCGTAAAGGGTTGATTCCATTTATGACAGCAGGTGACCCCGAACTGTCAAAAACGGTGACCTATATGCATGCATTGGTTGCCGGGGGAGCGGACATTATCGAGCTGGGCGTGCCGTTTTCCGACCCCATGGCGGATGGACCGGTGATTCAACGTTCATCCGAGCGTGCATTAGCGCGTGGCGTTACGTTGACTCAAGTATTGGCTGATGTGCACGCATTTCGTCAGCACGATACGGTGACACCGGTCGTACTCATGGGTTATGCCAACCCGATTGAACGCATGGGTGCGGGGTTTCCGGCTCAGGCGCAAGCCGCAGGTGTCGATGGCGTACTGGTGGTCGATTATCCGCCCGAAGAGGCGGAAAATTTTGCGCAGCAGATGCGGGCCCATAGCATTGATCCGATTTTTTTACTAGCACCGACTTCAACTGCTGAGCGCATTGCAGCTGTAGCGCAGCTGGCTAGCGGTTATGTCTATTATGTATCGCTCACAGGCGTGACGGGCACAGGGCAGCCGGCGTTGGCGCGTGTCGCCAGTCAGATCAAAGCGATTAAAGCGCGGATAGCGTTGCCAGTGGGGGGCGGTTTTGGCATTCGTGATGCAGCTACGGCATGTGCTGTGGCGAGCCATGCTGATGCGATTGTAATGGGCAGCCGGATTGTCGAACTTCTAGCAGAAGCGCCGCCCGCAGACGCGGTACAATTACTCACTGATTTTATTGCACAAATAAGACATGCGCTCGATACGGACGTAAAGTTAGAGCGTAGTTAG
- the trpB gene encoding tryptophan synthase subunit beta: MYNLPDPQGHFGPYGGIFVAETLVHALTQLTRVYQQSQQDPDFIAQYHTELKHFVGRPSPIYYAQRLSEKLGGAQIYFKREDLNHTGAHKINNVLGQALLAQRMGKSRVIAETGAGQHGVATATIAARFGMECVVYMGAEDIRRQAANVYRMKLLGAQVVSVEAGSKTLKDALNEAMRDWVTQVENTFYIIGTVAGPHPYPMMVRDFQRVIGDECKTQMLELVGRQPDAVIACVGGGSNAMGMFYPYIEDTQVQLIGVEAAGAGIATGRHAASLTAGSPGVLHGNRTYLLQDENGQIRETHSVSAGLDYPGVGPEHAWLKDIGRAHYVNMTDDEALQAFHDCCLMEGIIPALESSHAIAYAQKLAPTLGQDKILLVNLSGRGDKDMHTVAEAAGIKL; the protein is encoded by the coding sequence ATGTATAACTTACCTGATCCACAAGGCCATTTTGGCCCATATGGGGGCATTTTTGTTGCGGAGACTTTGGTTCATGCACTGACGCAATTAACGCGTGTCTACCAGCAATCTCAACAAGACCCCGATTTTATTGCTCAATATCATACGGAACTTAAGCATTTCGTAGGCCGTCCATCGCCGATTTATTATGCGCAGCGTTTAAGCGAAAAACTGGGGGGCGCCCAGATTTATTTTAAACGTGAAGACCTGAACCATACTGGCGCTCACAAAATCAATAACGTGCTGGGCCAAGCCTTGCTTGCGCAGCGTATGGGCAAATCACGCGTGATTGCAGAAACCGGTGCGGGTCAGCATGGAGTAGCGACAGCTACGATCGCAGCGCGCTTTGGCATGGAATGCGTTGTTTATATGGGCGCTGAAGATATACGCCGACAAGCTGCGAATGTTTATCGCATGAAGTTGCTTGGCGCGCAGGTCGTGTCAGTTGAAGCGGGTTCAAAGACTTTAAAGGACGCGTTGAACGAGGCGATGCGCGATTGGGTTACGCAGGTTGAGAACACATTTTATATCATCGGCACAGTCGCAGGCCCGCACCCCTATCCAATGATGGTGCGGGATTTTCAGCGGGTGATTGGCGATGAATGCAAAACGCAGATGTTAGAACTGGTTGGGCGTCAGCCTGACGCTGTGATCGCTTGCGTTGGCGGAGGCTCCAATGCGATGGGCATGTTTTATCCGTATATCGAGGATACCCAGGTTCAGTTAATCGGCGTAGAGGCGGCCGGCGCAGGGATTGCAACAGGGCGGCATGCGGCCTCCCTTACGGCTGGCTCGCCAGGCGTATTGCATGGCAATCGAACCTATTTATTACAAGATGAAAACGGGCAAATTAGAGAGACGCATTCGGTTTCGGCCGGTCTCGATTATCCAGGCGTGGGCCCTGAACATGCCTGGCTTAAAGATATAGGCCGCGCACACTATGTCAATATGACTGACGATGAAGCATTGCAAGCATTTCATGATTGCTGTTTGATGGAAGGGATTATTCCCGCGCTTGAATCAAGCCATGCGATTGCTTATGCGCAAAAATTGGCGCCAACCTTGGGACAGGATAAAATCTTGCTGGTTAATTTGTCTGGCCGGGGGGATAAAGATATGCATACTGTTGCTGAAGCCGCTGGCATTAAACTGTAA
- the folC gene encoding bifunctional tetrahydrofolate synthase/dihydrofolate synthase: protein MIVFPTLAAWLTHLETAHPLGIDLSLERVSQVKDALALDFKCPVITVAGTNGKGSTCALLESILLSAGYRVGCHTSPHLLSFNERARVNGEMASDAALLPHFEAVERARHSLADPISLTYFEFTWLAIAHWFAASKLDAVIFEVGLGGRLDAVNSLDTDCAIVTSIDIDHAQYLGDTREKIGFEKAGIFRPGKPAICGDPLPPHSLIDYAQRIGADLWLAGRDFGYQAQAGNERQQWRYKGRTLARAALAYPALRGANQLLNSAAALAALEALRDSLPVSAQQIRLGLARVELTGRFQILPGKPAVVLDVAHNPHAVAALAENLSNMGFFPYTYAVFGAMKDKDIAAILRLIKNQIDYWYIADLPTSRAAPATLIEALLHEIQAAGKSRAAALNPPSSIESFATPAQAYAKALANATENDRIIVFGSFYTVADVIAYRQRQS from the coding sequence ATGATCGTTTTTCCAACTCTAGCCGCCTGGCTGACTCATCTTGAAACTGCCCATCCGCTCGGCATTGATTTAAGTCTGGAGCGGGTCAGTCAAGTTAAAGACGCTCTCGCACTGGATTTTAAGTGTCCGGTGATCACCGTGGCCGGTACCAATGGCAAGGGTTCGACCTGTGCGTTGCTTGAGTCTATTTTGCTCTCTGCAGGTTATCGGGTTGGCTGCCATACGTCACCTCATCTTCTGTCATTTAATGAGCGGGCACGCGTCAATGGCGAGATGGCCTCTGATGCGGCCTTATTGCCCCACTTTGAGGCCGTCGAACGCGCGCGCCATAGCTTGGCTGACCCCATCTCGCTGACGTACTTTGAATTTACTTGGCTGGCGATCGCGCACTGGTTTGCCGCCAGTAAACTGGATGCCGTGATTTTTGAAGTCGGCTTAGGCGGGCGTTTAGACGCAGTCAATAGTCTCGATACAGATTGCGCGATTGTGACCAGCATTGATATCGATCATGCTCAGTACCTGGGCGACACGCGCGAAAAAATTGGCTTTGAAAAGGCCGGCATTTTTCGCCCTGGCAAACCGGCAATTTGTGGTGACCCCTTGCCCCCGCATAGTTTGATTGACTACGCTCAGCGTATCGGCGCAGATTTATGGCTGGCTGGCCGTGATTTTGGTTATCAGGCACAAGCGGGCAATGAACGTCAGCAATGGCGCTATAAGGGGCGCACTCTAGCGCGCGCGGCGCTGGCGTATCCGGCCTTACGCGGTGCTAATCAATTGCTAAATAGCGCTGCGGCGCTGGCGGCGCTTGAAGCGCTGCGCGATAGCTTGCCGGTTTCAGCGCAACAAATCCGGCTTGGATTAGCGCGGGTGGAATTAACGGGCCGCTTTCAGATTCTGCCTGGTAAGCCGGCCGTCGTGTTGGACGTTGCGCATAATCCTCATGCGGTGGCGGCGTTGGCAGAAAATCTAAGCAATATGGGGTTTTTCCCCTATACCTACGCAGTCTTTGGCGCGATGAAGGATAAAGATATTGCGGCTATCCTGCGACTGATAAAAAATCAAATTGATTACTGGTATATCGCCGATTTGCCGACCTCGCGTGCTGCGCCTGCCACCCTGATTGAGGCGCTTTTGCATGAAATACAAGCCGCGGGTAAAAGTCGCGCCGCGGCACTCAATCCGCCTTCCAGTATCGAATCTTTTGCAACACCAGCACAAGCTTACGCAAAGGCATTAGCGAATGCCACAGAGAATGATAGAATTATCGTTTTTGGATCTTTCTACACGGTGGCGGATGTCATTGCATATCGGCAACGCCAGTCATAA
- the accD gene encoding acetyl-CoA carboxylase, carboxyltransferase subunit beta, which yields MSWLDKLLPPKIKQTNPANRKSMPEGLWVKCPSCEAVLYRNDLESNLHVCPKCDHHMRIGARARIDSLLDAEGRYEIGQEIVPVDSLKFKDSRKYTERIKEAMEDTGETDALVVQGGAIHTLPVVVACFEFSFMGGSMGSVVGERFARGVKVALEQRAPFICVTASGGARMQESLLSLMQMAKTTAMLTKLSEAKLPFISVLTDPTMGGVSASFAFLGDIVIAEPKALIGFAGPRVIEQTVREKLPEGFQRSEFLLQKGALDMIVDRRRLREEIAQLLALLTLQPHDAIAP from the coding sequence ATGAGCTGGCTTGATAAATTACTGCCACCTAAAATTAAACAGACCAATCCGGCAAATCGTAAAAGCATGCCTGAAGGTCTATGGGTTAAATGCCCCTCATGCGAGGCGGTACTCTATCGCAATGATCTAGAGAGTAATTTGCACGTTTGCCCTAAATGCGATCATCATATGCGGATTGGTGCGCGGGCACGCATCGATAGCCTACTGGATGCCGAGGGCCGTTATGAAATTGGCCAAGAAATTGTGCCGGTCGACTCGCTTAAATTCAAGGATAGCCGCAAATATACCGAGCGCATTAAAGAGGCGATGGAAGATACCGGTGAAACCGATGCATTAGTTGTGCAAGGCGGCGCGATTCATACCTTGCCAGTCGTTGTCGCCTGTTTTGAGTTTTCTTTTATGGGCGGATCAATGGGCTCGGTGGTTGGTGAGCGTTTTGCGCGCGGTGTGAAAGTTGCGCTTGAGCAACGTGCGCCATTTATTTGCGTAACAGCTTCGGGCGGCGCGCGTATGCAAGAAAGTTTGCTGTCTCTTATGCAAATGGCAAAAACAACCGCAATGTTGACCAAACTTTCTGAAGCTAAACTTCCCTTTATTTCCGTCTTGACTGACCCAACCATGGGCGGCGTTTCGGCGAGCTTTGCTTTTTTAGGCGATATCGTGATTGCTGAGCCTAAAGCCTTAATTGGTTTTGCCGGGCCGCGCGTGATTGAACAGACCGTGCGCGAGAAACTACCGGAAGGTTTTCAACGCTCCGAGTTTTTACTGCAAAAGGGTGCGCTTGATATGATCGTTGACCGTCGTCGGCTACGTGAAGAAATTGCCCAGTTGTTGGCGTTGCTCACGTTACAGCCGCATGATGCTATAGCTCCTTAG
- a CDS encoding SPOR domain-containing protein yields MGFFSFGSKGNERRTANGAYDVRAGRSDKAAAAREKAQPREKRSARNAGQEALLDPLLLEKRRARSRLLGAVVLVAVAIVILSKVLEPGPRPPIDDIAIHVAAPAKMTPASALNPEKSLSVPDKPATPFAAQKSIPNTNNLAAKAPSALPSVTPSQPVQPTRKPAPLSTATNLPSLATAPSTQANPRIKTNPQMAAKGASALPNNRFAVQLGALNDEPRARAWAERLKAANIPAYLERKKLPNGSQQFFVRAGPFNDRASAEAASKRIRELGLAQMNLKTTKQTAK; encoded by the coding sequence ATGGGATTTTTCTCGTTCGGCAGTAAAGGTAATGAGCGGCGTACTGCAAACGGTGCATATGATGTGCGGGCAGGGCGCTCAGACAAGGCCGCAGCGGCCCGTGAAAAGGCGCAGCCGCGTGAAAAACGCAGTGCACGCAACGCTGGACAAGAAGCCCTACTCGATCCGCTACTGCTAGAAAAGCGCCGTGCGCGTAGCCGCTTACTGGGGGCGGTAGTGCTGGTGGCTGTCGCCATAGTGATTTTATCTAAAGTGCTGGAACCCGGTCCTAGGCCACCCATTGATGACATCGCAATCCACGTGGCGGCTCCGGCTAAAATGACGCCAGCGTCGGCATTGAATCCAGAGAAGTCTTTAAGTGTTCCGGATAAGCCCGCAACACCTTTTGCTGCGCAAAAGTCTATCCCCAATACAAACAATCTAGCGGCAAAAGCGCCTTCGGCGCTGCCATCTGTTACGCCTAGTCAGCCCGTTCAGCCAACTCGTAAGCCCGCTCCACTCTCTACGGCAACGAATTTGCCGTCGCTTGCTACAGCCCCTTCCACGCAAGCTAACCCACGTATAAAAACGAACCCGCAAATGGCCGCAAAGGGGGCCAGCGCACTCCCTAACAATCGTTTTGCAGTTCAGCTAGGCGCTTTAAATGACGAGCCGCGCGCTCGCGCCTGGGCGGAGCGCTTAAAGGCGGCGAATATACCTGCTTATTTAGAGCGTAAGAAGTTGCCTAATGGCAGCCAACAGTTTTTTGTGCGTGCCGGACCTTTTAACGATCGCGCAAGTGCTGAGGCAGCAAGCAAACGTATTCGAGAGCTTGGATTGGCTCAGATGAATCTAAAAACCACTAAACAAACGGCTAAATAG